One region of Corvus moneduloides isolate bCorMon1 chromosome 15, bCorMon1.pri, whole genome shotgun sequence genomic DNA includes:
- the SLC25A48 gene encoding solute carrier family 25 member 48, whose amino-acid sequence MGSVQLQDFVAGLVGGIASVVAGHPLDTVKTRLQAGQGYGNTLKCVLTVYRNESVAGFFKGMSFPLASIGIYSSMVFGVYSNTLRFLSRLHHGDAAAAPSLTDMTVASLVAGVLSVGIGTPVELVKIRLQMQTQPYTKESVKLKSTVPGSPVYRGPIHCFRTILQKEGIAGVYRGNVAMLLRDVPGYYAYFIPYAMFCDWITPDGSISPNPSSIWVAGGVAGAVSWAVCTPMDVVKSRLQADGVYLNQYKGTLDCMLQSYQNEGVKVFFRGLMVNTVRGFPSSAAMFLGYELSLKAMKRCQTETNP is encoded by the exons ACTCGTTTGCAAGCTGGACAAGGATATGGAAATACACTCAAGTGTGTTCTCACTGTGTACAGAAATGAGTCT GTGGCTGGCTTCTTCAAGGGCATGTCCTTCCCACTGGCCAGCATCGGCATCTACAGCTCCATGGTGTTCGGTGTCTACAGCAACACGCTGCGGTTCCTCAGCCGGCTGCACCACGGGGACGCGGCTGCCGCGCCATCGCTCACCGACATGACTGTGGCCAGCCTCGTGGCAGGGGTGCTCTCTGTGGGCATTGGCACTCCTGTGGAGCTGGTCAAGATAAGGCTACAGATGCAAACACAGCCATACACCAAAG aaagtgTTAAGCTAAAATCCACAGTTCCTGGATCTCCTGTGTACCGAGGCCCAATTCACTGCTTTAGGACAATCCTGCAGAAAGAGGGGATAGCAGGGGTATACCGAGGCAATGTAGCAATGCTCCTAAGGGATGTTCCTGGGTACTACGCCTATTTCATTCCTTACGCAATGTTCTGTGACTGGATAACTCCTGATGGAAGCATTTCTCCTAATCCCTCCTCTATCTGGGTGGCAGGGGGTGTAGCAG gagctgtttcCTGGGCAGTATGTACTCCAATGGATGTTGTGAAAAGTCGACTTCAGGCAGATGGAGTTTATTTAAACCAGTACAAGGGGACCCTTGACTGCATGTTGCAGAGCTACCAGAATGAGGGCGTAAAA GTCTTTTTTAGGGGCCTCATGGTAAATACAGTGCGAGGATTCCCATCGAGTGCAGCCATGTTTCTTGGCTACGAACTTTCTCTCAAAGCAATGAAAAGATGCCAAACTGAGACCAATCCCTAA